One window of Mesorhizobium sp. WSM4904 genomic DNA carries:
- a CDS encoding DMT family transporter: MTPTSIAKPQARLGALPVLGLLGAILSVQVGAAFAKGLFPVLGAEGTTMLRLAIGALMLAAVLRPWKVLPTRQGLPWLAAYGVTVSVMNLLFYAALERIPLGVCVALEFTGPLFVATLGSRRLLDLVWVVLAVAGIVLLSPFADVDHVADVSRGLDPAGVLLALAAGCCWGLYIIFAQKAGAGLGARTSAYGMAIAALVALPFGFTAAQPYLTDPHVMTGAVVVGLFSSALPFWLEMMVLARMPAKVYGMIVCLEPAGGALTGFLFLHESLSALQCAGIGAVIAAAFGAAVTARAPVPSPG; this comes from the coding sequence GTGACGCCGACGTCGATCGCAAAACCGCAGGCGCGGCTGGGCGCCTTGCCCGTCCTCGGCCTGCTTGGCGCCATTCTATCGGTGCAGGTGGGCGCCGCCTTCGCCAAGGGCTTGTTCCCGGTCCTCGGGGCGGAGGGCACGACGATGCTGAGGCTTGCCATCGGCGCGCTGATGCTGGCGGCGGTGCTGCGGCCGTGGAAGGTGCTGCCGACGCGCCAAGGTTTGCCCTGGCTTGCCGCCTACGGCGTCACCGTTTCGGTCATGAATCTGCTCTTCTATGCCGCGCTCGAACGCATTCCGCTGGGCGTCTGCGTCGCGCTCGAATTTACCGGCCCGCTTTTCGTCGCGACGCTGGGCTCCAGGCGCCTGCTCGACCTCGTCTGGGTGGTGCTGGCGGTCGCCGGCATCGTGCTGCTTTCGCCGTTTGCTGACGTCGACCATGTGGCCGATGTCAGCCGCGGGCTCGATCCGGCGGGGGTGCTGCTCGCGCTTGCCGCAGGCTGCTGCTGGGGGCTCTACATCATCTTCGCGCAGAAGGCCGGCGCCGGGCTTGGCGCCCGTACCTCGGCCTATGGCATGGCGATCGCGGCGCTTGTTGCGCTGCCCTTCGGCTTCACCGCCGCGCAACCCTATCTCACCGACCCGCATGTCATGACGGGCGCGGTCGTCGTCGGGCTGTTTTCCAGCGCGCTGCCCTTCTGGCTGGAGATGATGGTGCTGGCCAGAATGCCGGCGAAAGTCTATGGCATGATCGTCTGTCTGGAGCCTGCCGGTGGCGCGCTGACCGGCTTTCTCTTCCTGCATGAGAGCTTGAGCGCCTTGCAATGCGCTGGTATCGGCGCCGTGATCGCCGCCGCTTTCGGCGCGGCCGTGACGGCGAGGGCGCCGGTTCCGTCGCCCGGCTGA
- a CDS encoding acyltransferase — protein sequence MANARDVQLDSLRAVAVTLVLYAHFLAPNGTSFLGHLGVRLFFVLSGFLITRLLLDARDTHAFAAGPALRSFYARRAIRIFPPYFAVLGLVWLTDLEQSRSSLAWHALYLSNFWYALRNDWNPWLLCHFWSLSIEEQFYLAWPLIVLLAPRKRIEAITIGVICFSLAYRFYWPIAANPALARDLLPPASMDALACGALLAARRARGADIPHWMRLSWPALAAVFLLVVWSDPGPASSTWEWPRWVLVQVLPLAPLAAIVAACSNGLGGRLGRLAELPPLLALGRISYGVYLYHPILLAYAVKAQPWIPLNVSEQGPGRFLVAGAATLIAASLSWTFFEKPLNGLKHYFPYVARSGASDDAKWTSRTAGALELQRTEARR from the coding sequence ATGGCGAACGCGCGTGATGTCCAACTCGATTCGCTGCGGGCCGTTGCCGTGACGCTGGTGCTCTACGCGCATTTCCTTGCGCCCAACGGCACGTCCTTCCTCGGCCATCTCGGGGTCAGGCTGTTCTTCGTGCTTTCCGGCTTCCTGATCACCCGGCTTTTGCTGGACGCGCGCGATACCCACGCATTCGCCGCGGGACCGGCGCTGCGTTCCTTCTATGCCAGGCGCGCGATCCGGATCTTCCCGCCCTATTTCGCGGTGCTGGGGCTCGTCTGGCTCACCGACCTGGAGCAGTCCAGATCCTCGCTCGCCTGGCATGCGCTCTATCTCTCGAATTTCTGGTATGCGCTGCGCAACGATTGGAACCCCTGGCTGCTCTGCCATTTCTGGAGCCTCAGCATCGAGGAGCAGTTCTATCTCGCCTGGCCGCTGATCGTGCTTCTGGCGCCGCGCAAGCGCATCGAGGCGATCACCATCGGCGTCATCTGCTTCTCGCTCGCCTACCGCTTCTACTGGCCGATCGCGGCCAATCCGGCGCTGGCGCGGGACCTTTTGCCGCCGGCCTCGATGGACGCGCTCGCCTGCGGCGCCCTGCTTGCCGCGCGCCGCGCCAGGGGCGCGGACATCCCGCATTGGATGCGGCTCTCCTGGCCGGCCCTGGCGGCGGTTTTCCTGCTCGTCGTCTGGTCCGATCCGGGGCCGGCGAGCTCGACATGGGAGTGGCCGCGCTGGGTGCTGGTGCAGGTGCTGCCGCTGGCGCCGCTGGCGGCGATCGTCGCCGCCTGCTCGAACGGCCTCGGCGGCAGGCTCGGCCGGCTGGCCGAGCTGCCGCCGCTGCTCGCGCTCGGCCGCATAAGCTACGGCGTCTATCTCTACCACCCGATCCTTCTGGCCTATGCCGTCAAGGCGCAGCCATGGATCCCGCTCAACGTCTCGGAACAGGGACCGGGCCGTTTCCTGGTCGCCGGCGCCGCCACGCTGATCGCCGCCTCGCTCTCCTGGACCTTCTTCGAGAAGCCGCTCAATGGGCTGAAGCACTATTTCCCCTATGTGGCGCGGTCGGGCGCGTCGGACGACGCCAAATGGACCAGCCGCACGGCTGGCGCGCTCGAGCTTCAGCGGACGGAGGCAAGGCGATAA
- a CDS encoding glycosyltransferase family A protein, which translates to MASAPLISVLLPVYNAEPYVGAAIGSILRQDYGRFEVIAIDDGSTDRSLEILERSRKADSRVSIISRENRGLVASLNEGLAIAQGDLVARMDADDFAYPWRLSRQAALFAARPELGFCGALVDPLLHGRIAKGRLDPVFRLGLPVLSKFFTIFIHPTVVYNRRVIGEADLHYDGVYRHAEDFDLFRRLTDLYPAALMEESLLVYRGHPGSVTSRHTSEMRRTHLRIVGENLEREGLAEDSEDLRAIGDQVSFDTVARAAAFIRALEGRIAALPAAVRPGYEAGALNLFYFLYQLVNDEEQPAFTHELLTLSAKWKAIRRREQYALRPGAWAPWLSQASMWAGKRADWVAYRFKSAPAASVLAPYRMGAA; encoded by the coding sequence ATGGCAAGCGCTCCTCTCATCTCCGTGCTTTTGCCGGTCTACAATGCCGAGCCCTATGTCGGCGCTGCAATCGGTTCGATCCTGCGGCAGGACTACGGCCGGTTCGAAGTCATCGCCATCGACGACGGCTCGACCGACCGATCGCTGGAGATCCTCGAGCGCTCCCGCAAAGCCGACAGCCGCGTGTCCATCATCTCGCGCGAGAACCGCGGCCTGGTCGCCAGTCTCAATGAGGGGCTGGCGATCGCGCAGGGCGATCTCGTCGCGCGCATGGACGCCGACGACTTCGCCTATCCGTGGCGGCTGTCGCGCCAGGCGGCGCTGTTTGCCGCGCGGCCGGAACTCGGCTTCTGCGGCGCGCTCGTCGATCCGCTGCTGCACGGCCGCATCGCTAAGGGGCGGCTCGATCCGGTGTTCCGGCTCGGCCTCCCGGTGCTGTCGAAGTTCTTCACGATCTTCATCCACCCGACCGTAGTCTACAACCGCCGGGTCATCGGCGAGGCCGATCTGCACTATGACGGCGTCTACCGGCATGCGGAGGATTTCGACCTCTTTCGGCGGCTCACCGACCTCTATCCGGCTGCCTTGATGGAGGAGAGCCTGCTGGTCTACCGCGGGCATCCCGGCAGCGTGACCAGCCGGCACACCAGCGAGATGCGGCGTACGCATCTCAGGATCGTCGGCGAGAACCTCGAGCGCGAGGGCCTGGCGGAAGACAGTGAGGATTTGCGCGCCATCGGCGATCAGGTTTCCTTCGACACCGTGGCCCGGGCGGCAGCCTTCATCCGCGCGCTGGAAGGGCGGATTGCGGCGCTGCCCGCGGCAGTGCGGCCGGGCTACGAGGCCGGGGCGCTCAACCTCTTCTATTTCCTCTATCAGCTCGTCAACGACGAGGAGCAACCGGCGTTCACGCATGAGCTTCTGACGCTGAGCGCGAAATGGAAGGCGATCCGCCGCCGCGAGCAGTATGCGCTGCGCCCCGGCGCCTGGGCGCCATGGCTCAGCCAAGCCTCGATGTGGGCGGGCAAACGCGCTGACTGGGTCGCCTACCGCTTCAAATCCGCGCCGGCGGCGTCCGTGCTTGCGCCTTATCGGATGGGGGCGGCATGA
- a CDS encoding glycosyltransferase has protein sequence MNAERRPLPWHPVLPAPPWPRQRPQVSFIVCTRDRATVLKACIDSIRAACRAHPAFAAELVVVDNGSRDGTADYLSRIAATSDIALTAIREPRPGLAAARNAGLARARGRVLVFIDDDCRLDRNYLVDLERHYASGEKWLIRGGRVEIGDARDLPFTIKRCEERQRLTPAVHPGGFVLGCNMTMHRDVAARIGPFDERLGAGGALRSAEDTDYLVRAVLAGMAVEYVPDMTIFHHHGRRDRKAVDRLHRDYHFGNGALCLKHLRRAPWLLRHFYWAMRSAMRELIGGPRFDQELRLSHWPIVLMNLAGAAKFMVLMLARRPDRQPQPAQETTEAKAEAGAR, from the coding sequence ATGAACGCCGAGCGCCGTCCATTGCCGTGGCACCCGGTCCTGCCTGCCCCTCCCTGGCCCAGGCAGCGGCCGCAGGTCTCCTTCATCGTCTGCACGCGCGACCGCGCGACGGTGCTGAAAGCCTGCATCGACTCGATCCGCGCCGCCTGCCGCGCGCACCCAGCCTTCGCCGCCGAGCTGGTGGTGGTCGACAACGGCTCGCGCGACGGCACGGCCGATTATCTTTCGCGGATCGCCGCGACCTCCGACATCGCGCTGACCGCGATCCGCGAGCCGCGTCCCGGACTGGCGGCGGCGCGCAATGCGGGGCTCGCCCGGGCGCGCGGACGGGTGCTGGTCTTCATCGACGACGATTGCAGGCTCGACCGCAACTACCTCGTCGACCTCGAGCGGCATTATGCAAGCGGCGAGAAATGGCTGATCCGCGGCGGCCGCGTCGAGATCGGCGACGCGCGCGACCTGCCCTTCACCATCAAGCGCTGCGAGGAGCGCCAGCGGCTGACGCCGGCCGTCCATCCGGGCGGCTTCGTGCTAGGCTGCAACATGACCATGCATCGCGACGTCGCCGCCCGCATCGGCCCCTTCGACGAACGTCTCGGCGCCGGCGGGGCGCTGCGCTCGGCCGAGGACACGGATTATCTGGTGCGCGCCGTGCTTGCCGGCATGGCGGTGGAATATGTGCCCGACATGACGATCTTCCATCACCACGGCCGGCGCGACCGCAAGGCGGTCGACCGGCTGCACCGCGACTATCATTTCGGCAACGGCGCGCTCTGTCTCAAGCATCTGCGCCGTGCGCCCTGGCTGCTTCGCCACTTCTACTGGGCGATGCGGTCGGCCATGCGCGAGCTGATCGGCGGCCCGCGCTTCGACCAGGAGCTCAGGCTGTCGCACTGGCCGATCGTGCTGATGAACCTCGCGGGCGCGGCGAAGTTCATGGTCCTCATGCTGGCCAGGCGGCCGGATCGGCAGCCGCAGCCGGCCCAGGAAACCACCGAGGCCAAGGCAGAGGCCGGCGCACGATGA
- a CDS encoding ABC transporter ATP-binding protein, giving the protein MSERKMLGLSMLRRALDRRQLGLLPVVVALGLAGAALEGFGIGLIIPLLGIIMGHGEATGMAGLSALLQKVGAGLGERERLIAISAAILGSILLKNLLAFANSVLTAHIYGKAGQAIRGALAERLLDVGYPFFLKESPGRLLNIISSESWRASDAIQGMLGAIVSASAALILLAFLLLLSWQMTLLVMLGLALVQAAHMALSAHLRAPSRSVSARNSALASQMLHLVHAGRLIRIFGQEEREKAAFDRASDSVRRAAFLLANRQAALAPLTEVLHAMLFLAVVIGAWLAGLSFPLVAAFLILLYRLQPHVRALQMIWSQLQGLSGSLEEVTWLLDPEGKPAPPQGSRPFTGLGEKIAFEGVSFSYANEEQRAAVLHAASFDIVRGRSTALIGRSGAGKTTIVNLLCRFVEPDGGKILVDGAPLGEIDPAEWRAHIALASQELELVDGTILDNITYGKDTASAEEAGRAAMLAEAHDFIQRLPQGYLTVVGYRGVNLSAGQRQRIALARALLRDPDILILDEATNAVDGLSEAAIVETLKSRAGRRTTIVISHHHSTISFCDDLVILEHGRVKKQAPFAELAARSMDELYQPE; this is encoded by the coding sequence ATGAGTGAGCGCAAGATGCTGGGGCTGTCGATGCTGCGACGGGCGCTCGACCGCCGCCAGCTCGGCCTGCTGCCCGTCGTCGTCGCGCTCGGGCTGGCCGGTGCTGCGCTCGAAGGGTTCGGCATCGGGCTGATCATCCCGCTGCTCGGCATCATCATGGGGCATGGCGAGGCGACCGGCATGGCGGGCCTGTCCGCCCTTCTGCAGAAGGTCGGCGCCGGGCTTGGCGAGCGCGAGCGGCTGATCGCGATTTCGGCCGCGATCCTCGGTTCGATCCTGCTGAAAAACCTGCTGGCTTTCGCCAATTCGGTGCTCACCGCGCATATCTACGGCAAGGCCGGCCAGGCGATCCGCGGCGCGCTGGCCGAACGGCTGCTCGATGTCGGCTATCCGTTCTTCCTGAAGGAGAGTCCGGGCCGGCTGCTCAACATCATCTCCAGCGAATCCTGGCGCGCCTCGGACGCCATCCAGGGGATGCTCGGCGCCATCGTCAGCGCCTCGGCAGCACTCATCCTGCTCGCCTTCCTGCTGCTGCTCTCCTGGCAGATGACGCTCCTGGTGATGCTGGGGCTGGCGCTCGTCCAGGCGGCGCATATGGCGCTGTCGGCGCATCTCAGAGCACCAAGCCGCAGCGTTTCGGCACGCAATAGCGCCTTGGCCTCGCAGATGCTGCATCTGGTCCACGCCGGCCGCCTGATCCGCATCTTCGGCCAGGAGGAGCGCGAGAAGGCGGCGTTCGACAGGGCGTCCGACAGCGTGCGGCGCGCGGCCTTCCTGCTCGCCAACCGCCAGGCCGCGCTGGCGCCGCTGACGGAGGTGCTGCACGCCATGCTGTTCCTGGCGGTGGTGATCGGCGCCTGGCTTGCGGGCTTGAGCTTCCCGCTGGTCGCGGCCTTCCTCATCCTGCTCTACCGCTTGCAGCCGCATGTGAGAGCCCTGCAGATGATCTGGAGCCAGTTGCAGGGGCTTTCGGGCTCGCTGGAAGAGGTGACCTGGCTGCTCGACCCCGAAGGCAAGCCCGCCCCGCCGCAAGGCAGCCGTCCGTTCACGGGCCTCGGCGAGAAGATCGCCTTCGAGGGCGTGAGCTTCAGCTACGCCAATGAGGAGCAGCGCGCGGCGGTGCTGCATGCGGCGAGCTTCGATATCGTCCGCGGCCGCTCGACGGCGCTGATCGGCCGCTCCGGCGCAGGCAAGACGACGATCGTCAACCTGCTTTGTCGCTTCGTCGAGCCGGACGGCGGCAAGATCCTCGTCGACGGCGCGCCGCTCGGCGAGATCGACCCGGCCGAATGGCGGGCCCACATCGCTCTCGCCAGCCAGGAACTGGAGCTGGTAGACGGCACCATTCTCGACAACATCACCTACGGCAAGGACACGGCCAGTGCGGAAGAGGCTGGCCGCGCGGCCATGCTTGCCGAGGCGCACGACTTCATACAAAGGCTGCCGCAGGGCTACCTGACCGTCGTCGGCTATCGCGGCGTCAATCTGTCAGCCGGGCAAAGGCAGCGCATCGCGCTCGCCCGCGCGCTACTGCGCGACCCGGATATCCTCATCCTCGACGAAGCCACCAACGCGGTGGACGGGCTGTCGGAAGCGGCGATCGTGGAAACGCTGAAATCGCGCGCCGGCCGCCGCACCACCATCGTCATCAGCCACCACCACTCGACGATCTCGTTCTGCGACGACCTGGTGATTTTGGAGCATGGCAGGGTGAAGAAGCAGGCGCCGTTCGCGGAGCTGGCAGCGCGCAGCATGGATGAGCTTTATCAGCCGGAGTGA
- the minE gene encoding cell division topological specificity factor MinE, which produces MSILDLFKRRTSAPVARERLQLLLAYERQSRGQPDLVSILREEIMAVIAKHVQIDQDYLQVSMDRGATMSTLEIDIQIPNKSAVPLAMAG; this is translated from the coding sequence ATGAGCATCCTCGACCTCTTCAAGCGGCGCACCAGCGCGCCGGTGGCGCGCGAGCGGCTGCAGCTCCTGCTCGCCTATGAGCGCCAGAGCCGCGGCCAGCCCGACCTGGTCTCCATCCTGCGCGAGGAGATCATGGCGGTCATCGCCAAGCACGTGCAGATCGACCAGGACTACCTCCAGGTCTCGATGGACCGCGGCGCGACCATGTCGACGCTGGAGATCGACATCCAGATCCCCAACAAGAGCGCCGTGCCGCTGGCGATGGCTGGGTAA
- the minD gene encoding septum site-determining protein MinD, translated as MGKVVVVTSGKGGVGKTTSTAALGAAVAKTGKKVALVDFDVGLRNLDLIMGAERRVVFDLVNVIQGTAKLSQALIRDKRLETLYLLPASQTRDKDALTEEGVAEVITRLRSVFDYVFCDSPAGIERGAQLAMRFADEAVIVTNPEVSSVRDSDRIIGLLDARTMKAEQGELIQKHVLVTRYDAARASRGEMLSIDDVLEILSTPLLGIIPESQDVLRASNLGSPVTLSEPINSAAKAYLEAARRLEGEDLPVVVPFERKGFLDRLLGRRAA; from the coding sequence ATGGGCAAGGTAGTCGTGGTCACTTCGGGCAAGGGGGGCGTCGGCAAGACGACCTCGACGGCCGCGCTCGGCGCTGCCGTGGCCAAGACCGGCAAGAAGGTGGCGCTGGTCGATTTCGACGTCGGCTTGCGCAACCTCGACCTCATCATGGGTGCCGAGCGGCGCGTGGTGTTCGACCTCGTCAACGTCATCCAGGGCACCGCGAAGCTCTCGCAGGCGCTGATCCGCGACAAGCGGCTGGAGACGCTCTATCTGCTGCCGGCCTCGCAGACGCGCGACAAGGACGCGCTGACCGAAGAGGGCGTGGCCGAAGTCATCACCCGGCTGCGTTCGGTGTTCGATTATGTCTTCTGCGACAGCCCGGCCGGCATCGAGCGCGGCGCCCAGCTCGCCATGCGCTTCGCCGACGAGGCGGTCATCGTCACCAACCCGGAAGTGAGCTCGGTGCGCGACTCCGACCGCATCATCGGCCTGCTCGACGCCCGCACCATGAAGGCCGAGCAGGGCGAGCTGATCCAGAAGCACGTGCTGGTCACCCGCTACGACGCGGCGCGCGCGTCGCGCGGTGAGATGCTGTCGATCGACGACGTGCTGGAGATCCTGTCGACGCCGCTGCTCGGCATCATCCCGGAAAGCCAGGATGTGCTGCGGGCCTCGAACCTCGGCTCGCCGGTGACGCTCAGCGAGCCGATCAATTCCGCCGCCAAGGCCTATCTCGAAGCGGCAAGACGCCTGGAAGGCGAGGACCTGCCGGTGGTCGTCCCCTTCGAACGCAAGGGCTTCCTCGACCGGCTGCTCGGAAGGAGGGCGGCATGA
- the minC gene encoding septum site-determining protein MinC: MTFAAPLHNKSIRFRARSFVAFTLTPEAPIDDWLEGLDHWIGNSPGYFAGRPVVLDLNTLKPGPEEIAALVGTLARRGIRVYAIELEGADLGPDLPPLLAGAKEATAEGLLGRAARKAKAEEITVETAAVEDVQPGQVRAPQDELAKLDAENAEVAEATKAEPARSGQGTVEARHEPAAGTLMIKAPIRSGQSVFHPHGDVIVLGSVASGSEIVAGGSIHVYGTLRGRAIAGSEGNVSARIFCRKNEAELLAVDGWYTTAEEMEGVSRGKAVQAFLDNDALCVVPLG; the protein is encoded by the coding sequence GTGACATTCGCCGCCCCTTTGCACAACAAATCCATCCGCTTCCGCGCCCGCTCGTTCGTCGCTTTCACTCTCACCCCGGAAGCTCCCATCGACGACTGGCTGGAGGGTCTCGACCACTGGATCGGCAACTCGCCGGGCTATTTTGCCGGCCGCCCGGTGGTGCTCGATTTGAACACTTTGAAGCCGGGGCCGGAGGAGATCGCGGCGCTGGTCGGCACGCTCGCCCGGCGCGGCATCCGCGTCTACGCCATCGAGCTCGAGGGCGCCGATCTCGGGCCCGATTTGCCGCCGCTGCTTGCCGGCGCCAAGGAGGCGACCGCCGAAGGGCTGCTGGGCAGGGCCGCGCGCAAGGCGAAGGCGGAAGAAATCACGGTCGAGACGGCCGCTGTGGAAGACGTGCAGCCGGGGCAGGTGAGGGCACCGCAGGATGAGCTGGCAAAGCTCGATGCGGAGAACGCTGAAGTCGCCGAAGCAACCAAGGCCGAACCGGCGAGGTCGGGGCAGGGCACCGTGGAAGCGCGGCACGAGCCCGCCGCCGGCACGCTGATGATCAAGGCGCCGATCCGCTCCGGACAGTCGGTCTTCCACCCGCATGGCGACGTCATCGTGCTGGGCTCGGTCGCGTCCGGCTCCGAGATCGTCGCCGGCGGCTCGATCCATGTCTACGGCACGCTGCGCGGCCGCGCTATCGCCGGCTCGGAGGGCAATGTTTCGGCGCGCATCTTCTGCCGCAAGAACGAGGCCGAGCTGCTCGCCGTCGACGGCTGGTACACCACGGCCGAGGAAATGGAAGGCGTCTCGCGCGGCAAGGCCGTGCAGGCCTTCCTCGACAACGATGCGCTGTGCGTGGTGCCGCTCGGCTGA
- a CDS encoding cold-shock protein has product MTTGTVKFFNTTKGFGFIEQGNGQPDVFVHISAVERAGMRSLAEGQKVSFDIVKDQRNGKSSAENLQAA; this is encoded by the coding sequence ATGACTACCGGGACCGTGAAGTTTTTCAACACCACCAAAGGCTTCGGCTTCATCGAACAGGGCAATGGGCAGCCGGACGTGTTCGTCCATATCTCCGCCGTCGAGCGAGCCGGAATGCGCTCCCTGGCCGAGGGCCAGAAGGTGAGCTTCGACATCGTGAAGGACCAGCGGAACGGCAAGAGTTCCGCGGAGAATCTCCAGGCGGCCTGA
- a CDS encoding acyltransferase family protein encodes MQRREAWLDAARGFGILLVVAAHVAGEGPGVFNAEFTRAAFLFHMPLFFVLSGYLYKPAETAPLLRKKLLSLAVPYVAFLALLTAAVIARDAAAGKIPALWQVRAVLANDLRGGMHLVREFGVFWFVTCLFFTQLIYNEAANRTKGPSDPRMLGFVGLSVALAYTIQAMWPGNYSPLAIAAVPLAIGCYWFGHLIGRRRPGILASCAYIAVVGLTAGIAASHGADFSFSMKYSNFGLPLLGLLIALAMSLAVLIIMRSFEPVSWMTGPLARLGEASLVIMFLHQFIQYSLRDIGISNEPALLLASVTIPYLAYLALKRLPELSPWFLGTGGGLPARLLDRLAHSLSWRLIRFRASLLDSVAPIVAWLAISVRWMARRQGRSHGLPQELVVSLTSYPKRYPSLALTLKCLLAQSVQADRTILWVAHEDFNALPDAVLDLQAAGLEIRTCRNIRSYKKIIPALAEFPTATIVTADDDVYYSGRWLEALVALARDKTIVCHRAHAVKFDQYGDLAPYEKWHFDKEADPRLLFPTGVGGVLYPPGSLSAEVTDEALFLKLCPNADDVWLFWMGRRAGSSYVKVPRDWSPIAWTGTQETALHLTNVASRGNDDQIARIMRQFGFPGEGASYGRP; translated from the coding sequence ATGCAGCGACGCGAAGCGTGGTTGGATGCGGCGAGGGGTTTTGGGATTCTACTGGTCGTTGCGGCGCATGTCGCCGGCGAGGGCCCGGGCGTCTTCAACGCCGAATTCACCAGGGCGGCATTTCTGTTCCATATGCCGCTGTTCTTCGTCTTGTCCGGCTATCTCTATAAGCCGGCGGAAACAGCACCTCTGCTGCGCAAGAAGCTGCTCTCGCTTGCGGTCCCCTACGTCGCCTTCCTGGCACTGTTGACGGCGGCCGTGATCGCGCGGGATGCCGCCGCCGGTAAGATCCCGGCGCTGTGGCAGGTTCGGGCGGTGCTGGCCAATGACCTCCGCGGCGGCATGCACCTGGTGCGCGAATTCGGCGTCTTCTGGTTTGTCACCTGCCTCTTTTTCACGCAGCTGATCTACAACGAGGCCGCCAACCGCACCAAGGGTCCATCCGATCCCAGGATGTTGGGCTTCGTCGGCCTATCGGTCGCGCTGGCCTACACCATCCAGGCCATGTGGCCGGGAAACTATTCCCCGCTGGCAATCGCTGCGGTTCCGCTGGCGATAGGGTGCTACTGGTTCGGGCATCTGATCGGCCGCAGGCGGCCCGGGATTCTCGCATCCTGCGCCTATATCGCGGTGGTCGGTCTCACCGCGGGAATTGCCGCAAGCCACGGCGCGGACTTCTCGTTCAGCATGAAATATTCAAACTTCGGCTTGCCGCTGCTCGGGCTTCTGATCGCCTTGGCCATGTCTCTGGCCGTCCTGATAATCATGCGGTCTTTCGAGCCGGTCTCGTGGATGACCGGACCGCTCGCCAGGCTGGGCGAAGCCTCGCTCGTCATCATGTTCCTGCATCAGTTCATCCAATATTCGCTGCGCGACATCGGGATTTCGAACGAGCCGGCACTGCTTCTTGCAAGCGTCACCATTCCTTATCTCGCTTATCTGGCGCTGAAGCGCCTTCCAGAGCTCTCGCCGTGGTTTCTTGGAACCGGCGGAGGCCTGCCGGCCAGGCTGCTGGACCGGCTGGCGCACAGCCTGTCCTGGCGCCTGATTCGCTTCCGAGCGAGCCTGTTGGATAGCGTCGCCCCGATCGTGGCGTGGCTGGCCATCTCCGTCCGCTGGATGGCGAGGCGGCAGGGCCGCTCCCACGGCTTGCCGCAGGAACTGGTCGTGTCGCTGACCTCGTACCCCAAGCGCTATCCGAGCCTGGCCCTGACGCTGAAATGCCTTCTTGCGCAATCCGTCCAGGCCGACCGGACCATTCTGTGGGTCGCGCATGAGGATTTCAATGCGCTGCCTGATGCCGTGCTCGACCTTCAGGCGGCCGGTCTCGAGATCCGCACCTGCAGGAACATCCGCTCATACAAGAAGATAATCCCGGCGCTCGCCGAGTTCCCCACGGCAACCATCGTCACCGCGGATGATGACGTCTATTATTCGGGACGCTGGCTCGAGGCCCTCGTTGCCCTTGCCCGCGACAAGACGATCGTGTGCCACCGCGCGCATGCCGTCAAATTCGACCAGTATGGTGATCTGGCTCCCTACGAGAAATGGCATTTCGACAAAGAAGCCGACCCGCGGCTGCTGTTCCCGACCGGCGTTGGCGGGGTGCTCTATCCACCCGGCTCGCTTTCCGCGGAAGTGACGGACGAGGCCCTGTTCCTGAAACTCTGTCCCAATGCCGACGACGTCTGGCTGTTTTGGATGGGCCGGCGCGCGGGCAGTTCCTACGTCAAGGTCCCGCGCGACTGGTCCCCCATTGCCTGGACCGGAACGCAGGAGACCGCGCTGCACCTGACCAACGTCGCCTCGCGCGGCAATGACGACCAGATCGCCAGGATCATGCGGCAGTTCGGATTTCCGGGCGAGGGGGCATCCTATGGTCGCCCGTAA